CGAGAACTACCGGTGGCTGGGCGAACAGGCCTGGAGCGACGGTCCATTGACGCAGGGGAGCGGCGGTGGCGTGTCCAACCTCTTCGACCGGCCGCCATGGCAGGCCGGTGTGACCACGACGACCAACACCGTTCGCCGGCTGACGCCCGATGTCTCGGCGGTGGCCGACAATTCGACCGGTGCGGTCATCGTGCAGAACCAGCAATTGGTGGTCGGGGTGGCACGTCGCAATCCGCACCGATCTGGGCCGGCATCGCCGCGGTGATGAATCAGTTCCTGGTCGCCAACGGCGGGCGGCCGGTCGGTGAGCTCAATCCGGTGCTCTACCGACTGAAAGCCGGTGCGGCCCGGCCGGCATTCCACGACATCACGTTGGGTACCAATGCCGTCGCGATCTCGCAGCCGGGCTACGACATGGTGACCGGCCTGGGCAGTCCCGACGTCGACAACATGGTGCGCGACATCCTCGACGTGCAACGGTCTCCGCGATGACCGGCCAGCCAGGCATCGCGACGATGCCGTGCCCGAACTGCGCCCATGACGTCCCCGCGGGACGGTTCTGCGTGCGCTGTGGCGCCCACCTCTCGGTGGCTCCGGGTGAGCGCCCGAGCCCGCTGCGGGTGAGCGATTTCGCCGCCGCACCGGGCGAGAACGTGCTTCAGCCGTCGATCGTCAGCTCGATGTTCCCGCATCTGCCGAGCCGCTCACGGGTGGCATTCCGGTTCGCACTCGGGCTTCTGCTGGCCGTGCTCGTCGCGTTCTGCGTGCTGCAGTGGTATGTGCCGATGCTGGCGCTGGCCATCTTCGCACCGCCCACGCTCATCGCGATCTACCTGGTCGAGTCGCGGGTGCTGGCTGACCTGCCCGCCTGGGTCTGGGCGCTGACCGCCGTTCTGGGTGCTGCGGTCGGGGTGGCGTGGGCGACCTTGACCGGCGCCATCGTGGCCGAGTCCTACAGCCTCGGACTGGGTGCCCAGGTCCCGACCATGCGTCTGCTGCTCGACGCGGTGGTCATTCCCTTCGGCGGCCTGCTGGCGATGCAGGTGCCGGTGATCGTGGTTCGGCTGCTGCGGCCTCCGGTGCGAGAGTCGTTGCACGGCGCCGTGATCGGCCTGCTCGGCGGCGCGATGTTCCTGCTCGCCACAAACGTGATCAGAATGATCCCGCAGTTCGGGGATAGTGCGGTCACCGGCGATCTGCCCATCGAGGACCTGTTGCTACAGGCCGGGGTGCGGGGAATCGGGGAGCCGTTGACCGGGCTCTCGCTCAGCGGCCTCATCGGAGCGTGGCTCTGGTACGTCAACCGCCGCAATCTCCGCACCGTCGCGGTCGGCGGTCTCGGGTTGATCATGGGCGCCGCGGCCTACGCCTGCGTCGGTCTGGCCCAGGCCTACCGGCTGCCGCCGTACCTGCAATTCTCCGTGCACATCGTGTTCGCGGTCGCGGCGGTCATCGCCTTGCGGCTCGCGCTGCAGGTGACGATGTTGCGCGACGAGGACGTCGAGACCTATCCGGCGCTTCCGATTCTGTGTGTGTGGTGTCAGCACGTCGTGCCCGACACCAGGTTCTGCCCGGCCTGCGGTGTCGCCGCACAGGCGGCGTCGCAGACGTCCCGGGCCGCGCGTCGACAAGACCGCCCGCAGCTCCAGATCGCGACGGCGGAGTCATGAGTGCCCCGACCGCGCCGCAGATGGCGGAACTGTATCCCGGTTACGCGGTGGCGCCGGGTGCCTACACCGCTGGGCCGCAACGGTTTACCCCGTTGCGGCGGATGCTCGTGCCACTGGTCGTCACACTGGCGGTCTTGATCGGAGCCTCGACGGCGGCCTGGGCGGTGGTTGGTGGCCCGTCGGTGCGTTATGCATGCCCACCCGATTGCGGGCGGCCGCCGACGGGTGTGCCGGTACAGGCGAGTCCGCGTTTCGTGTCTGCCGACGGCGAGTTCTCGGTGTCGTATCCGGCGGAGGGCACGGCCTACAAGGTCACCATGGAGAACGACGGCGTCTCGGCCACGTACACCGGCGGCGACGGCGGGGTGATGGAGTTGTTCGGGGTCCCGGCCCAGGGCCGCTCCGCCGAGGAGATCATCGACGATCTCCTCAAGGACAAGCAGCCCGACGCGACGGTGGCCTATGTGCTGCCCAACACGACAGTCGGTTATCAGCTCGGATTCGGTGAAGTGCTCGACGTCTACCCGCAGGGCGGCGCCACGGTGTCTCGTACGCGGATCGTCGTGATGGCGGCGGTGAAGAACGATCTTGCGTTGGTGGGTGCGGCCATCGGGCCGTACCGCAAATTCGGACCCGGCAACGGGCCCGGCGTGCCGTCGGGCGCGAATCTGGAACTCGCGCAGGATCTCGGCAAGTACGTCAATAGCTTCCTGTGGAAGGGCGATCCGCCCCGATAAGGCGTCGTACGCTCAACGGCGATGCTCGAGAAATCCGA
This is a stretch of genomic DNA from Mycobacterium sp. ELW1. It encodes these proteins:
- a CDS encoding zinc ribbon domain-containing protein, with amino-acid sequence MTGQPGIATMPCPNCAHDVPAGRFCVRCGAHLSVAPGERPSPLRVSDFAAAPGENVLQPSIVSSMFPHLPSRSRVAFRFALGLLLAVLVAFCVLQWYVPMLALAIFAPPTLIAIYLVESRVLADLPAWVWALTAVLGAAVGVAWATLTGAIVAESYSLGLGAQVPTMRLLLDAVVIPFGGLLAMQVPVIVVRLLRPPVRESLHGAVIGLLGGAMFLLATNVIRMIPQFGDSAVTGDLPIEDLLLQAGVRGIGEPLTGLSLSGLIGAWLWYVNRRNLRTVAVGGLGLIMGAAAYACVGLAQAYRLPPYLQFSVHIVFAVAAVIALRLALQVTMLRDEDVETYPALPILCVWCQHVVPDTRFCPACGVAAQAASQTSRAARRQDRPQLQIATAES